The Enterobacter asburiae genome window below encodes:
- the rpsG gene encoding 30S ribosomal protein S7 — translation MPRRRVIGQRKILPDPKFGSELLAKFVNILMVDGKKSTAEAIVYSALETLAQRSGKNELEAFEVALDNVRPTVEVKSRRVGGSTYQVPVEVRPVRRNALAMRWIVEAARKRGDKSMALRLANELSDAADNKGTAVKKREDVHRMAEANKAFAHYRW, via the coding sequence ATGCCACGTCGTCGCGTCATTGGTCAGCGTAAAATCCTTCCAGATCCGAAATTCGGATCAGAACTGCTGGCAAAATTTGTAAATATCCTGATGGTAGATGGTAAAAAATCTACTGCAGAAGCAATCGTATACAGCGCGCTTGAGACCCTGGCTCAGCGTTCTGGTAAAAATGAACTGGAAGCTTTCGAAGTCGCTCTCGACAACGTTCGCCCAACCGTAGAAGTTAAGTCCCGCCGCGTTGGTGGTTCTACTTATCAGGTTCCAGTTGAAGTTCGTCCGGTTCGTCGTAATGCTCTGGCAATGCGTTGGATCGTTGAAGCTGCTCGTAAACGCGGTGATAAATCCATGGCTCTGCGTCTGGCGAACGAACTTTCTGATGCTGCAGACAACAAAGGTACTGCAGTTAAGAAACGTGAAGACGTTCACCGTATGGCAGAAGCCAACAAGGCGTTCGCACACTACCGTTGGTAA